DNA sequence from the Pseudanabaena sp. BC1403 genome:
CAGGAAGAACGGTATAATTCGCAAAGGTGGAGGTTCCCATATAGTGATGAATTTTTTCGCCATTGATGGAGAAGCGGCTGGTTCCATCGGGCATTAAGCCTTGACCTTGGGTGACGCGAATTGCTTGACAGAGGTTGGTTTTACCACTGAGGCAGTAGGAACAGTTGCGACATTCGGGAGTGTAGAGAGGAATGACGCGATCGCCTGCTTTGAGAGATGTTACGCCTGCACCGACTTCGACGACGACACCCGCACCTTCATGCCCGAGGATAGCGGGAAATAACCCTTCGGGATCATCTCCTGAGAGGGTGAATGCGTCGGTATGACAAACCCCTGTAGCTTTGATTTCCACAAGAACTTCCCCTGCTCTGGGGGGATCTAGTTGGACTGTCTCGATTTTGAGGGGTTGTCCTGCGGCGAAGGCAACTGCGGCTTTTACGTCCATGAATCTTCTTACATCCCTAAGTTTATGGCTGACGATTTATTTGAATTATACCAAAACACAAAATGGCTACGCCATTTTGTGTTTTGAAAACCCTTGCTGGGTTTGATTTTTAATTCACAAAAGTGTCGGCACACTTTTGTGAATTGGTATTATACGGGAGATAGATATATTTCACAGCTATGACAAATCAAAACCCAAATAAATAAGGGCGGCGCTTCACGCCGCCCTTATTTATTTGGGTTTTATGTCCAAGGTAAAACTTGAATTGCTTTAGGATCAAGTATCCTTTGGTAAGAATTGCAACAATGATTCAGGAAGAACGCGGCGTAACCACAATTCCCATGCTGTAGATTTTTTTTGGTATTGTACCCCAGCAAAAATTATTAAAACACCAACAAAAGAAATCACGATGGGAAAAAGTAACGAATCACGAAATACTGTATATGAAAGATGTCCTAGATAACCGAGAACACCCATAGCCCCGAAGATGACAAATACACGTCTTCTCAACAAAATAGATAGTAGAATCAAAAACAGATTGATTAGGAAATAGAGGAAGCGTTCCCATTCGCCACCAGCATTCATCAATGTTAAACCGCCCCAGAAAGCTGTCAATCCAGACAAATACAGCCAAAAGGCAAAGTCACCCTGATTGCGACGGATGCGTCGATCAATTAAAAAAGCAATTATGATAGTGGCAATACCAAACCAGAAAGAAACTAGACATCGCTCATTCCAAGCATATTCATTTTGACCAAAAATCAACGGAGTCAAATCCATTGACATGTACCATAGCGAGTAAGCGATCGGCAATGTGAGAAAGGGAAAGCGAATCCACCATAGTGCTAGTAGACCAGCGAAAATCGTGCCCAACTCCATATAAAACCAACTAGCTTTTATCAACATATGGTAGTTGCCATAGTTTCCAGGATCTCCATTTGGCCAGATCCCCATCATTCGCTGGAAGCCATAAATTGCTAGTGGAACCATGCACACAGCAATAGTTGTGAGCAAACCTCCAGGAATTTTTAGCCCGCGATCAAACCACAAACTTCTTCCTGCAAGAGTAAAAATTAGTATATAAATGCAAGATAGGGCGAAAATACCCTGTCCACCTAGTGATTCCCATGCAAGGGTCAGGAAGAAAAACATCCCAAAAATGACGATGAGTGCGCCAAAATAGTATGCAACATTAGTAAAATTAAATTTTGGTACATGCTGCTTCCTAGTTAGCAAAGCCTGCCAGAGTCGCTCAGCTACCTTTGCATCGATCAAATTTTTGTCAACTGCCCAATCCAGATCTTCTCTTTCAATTTGCATGGGGATCTTCCTTTAAATAGTCCTCTTGTTTCATCAACTATCAATGCCAGCGCATTGCATTGGCTAAATCGGCAATTGAGTAAGAATATGCAGGTACTTCAGAAGTATAGGAATTGCCTTGCCGATCGCTATAGGTTTGTGCCATGACTACGACTGGCAAGGCTAACGACAGCGAGATGACGATCGCTTTAACTTGAAAACCCTTGAGCCAAAAATTCTTGTTCATGTCCAACTCCTATTAGATATAAATAACGCTTGTCTAATAGGATGCCTGAGCTAACTTGGATGAAAGACTCACTTTTAGGATCAGTTGCAGGATCGTCAATAGGATCGGTATTTTGCGATCGCTATTACCGCGATCTGTAAAATAGGGCTAGCAATGAGTTTTAGCCCTTCAGAACTATCGCGAAAAAATATGGCAAAAGCGTCTAAACGAGGACAGCAAATACTCAAGGATAAATTGCGTCAGCTTGGGCTGTCCCAGACTGCTAGCCAAGTCTTAGAAAGGGCTGGATCGATTGGTGTGGCTAAGCGTTTTTTTCAGGGGGATGATATTCGCCAAGATACCTTCACGCAGATCTGTGAATTTTTGGGTGTGGATTGGCAAGAGGCGATCGCAAGGACTCCACAAGTAGATTTAAAGGAGGCTCAACAAGTTCGTGATTTCTATGGACGTACTGCCGAACTGCAACAGTTAGAGCAATTCGTAATCAGCGATCGCTGTCAAATTGTCACCATTTTGGGCATGGGTGGCATGGGCAAAACTTCCCTAGCATCACAACTCGCCCATCAATTAAAAGAAGAATTTGAATTTACGATCTGGCGATCGCTACGCAATGCACCATCTTTTGAGAGCATCCTCACAGATATTTTGCAATTTCTTTCCCATCCGCAACCACTTGATCTACCAGATAATCTATCCACACAGCTTGACCTACTAATGCGTTATTTAGATGCGCGGCGATGTTTGATCGTAATTGATAATCTGGAATCAATTTTGAGCGATCGCTATTACTATCGCTCTGGTTATGAAGGCTATGGTGATTTAATTAGATATATCGACGAACATAGCCATCAAAGCTGTTTGGTGGTGACTAGTCGCGAAGCACCACCTGAACTATCGCGATTGATGGGTGACAAAGTGCGATCGCTGCTTTTATCGGGCTTATCGCAGCAGGATGGATTGCAAATATTTGAGAAAGAATCTATTGAGGCAAATGATGCGGAATGGCAGGAAATCATCACCCATTATGCAGGCAATCCCCTCGCGCTAAAAATTGTCGCCGCAGGGATTCGCGATTTACTGGGGGGTGATGTTGCGCAAATGTTGACCTTAATGCGGGAAGGCGGACTGACCTTTGGCGATATTCAGGATTTGCTCCATCGGCAATTTTTGAGACTATCGCAAGCTGAGCAGGAGGTGATGTATTGGCTAGCGATCGCCCGCGAACCGATTTCGGCTATTAATCTCAGGGAGAGTTTACTATCGATAGAATCCAAGAAAAACCTGTTTGCAACTTTGGAATTATTGAAAAAGCGATCGCTAATTGAAGTTACGGCTAATGGATTCACCCTTCAGCCTGTGGTGATGGAATATGTCAATTATCAATTCATCGACAAGATTTGTCAGGAGATTAACTGCGCTGAACAGAAGCTGAATTTGCTCCATAGTCACGCTCTCATCGAAGCCACTGCCAAAGATTACATTCGTGATGCTCAAACTCGCTTTATCCTCCAATCTGTTGCTGATAAGGTGGGCTATCAAGCGATCGCCTTGGCATTAACTAAACTAAAAACAGAAATTCCATCGAAGCAAGGATATGCAGGTGGCAATTTATTGAATCTTCTCTGCTATCTACATATCGATCTGACGGGTTACGACTTCTCTAATTTATCGATTTGGCAAGCTGACCTTAGAGCCGTGGAACTCCATCGAGTAAATTTCTCTAACTGCGATCTATCTAAATCTGCTTTTCGAGTCACCTTTAGCAGTGTGATGGCAACTGCCTTTAGTCCCGATGGCAATATTTTAGCCACTAGCGATGTCAGGGGCTGGATTTATTTTTGGCTGATGGCGGATGGCAGTCAACTCTTCAAAACTCAAGCCCATAGCGAATTTATATTTGCACTTGCCTTCAGTCACGATGGTAAAACGCTCGCGAGCGGTAGCCTCGATCGCAAAATCAAGCTATGGAATGTGCAGACAGGAGAATGTCTCCTTGCAATGGAAGCCCATGCCCTAGGAGTTGCGAGTCTTGCCTTTAGTCCTGACGATCGCTTGATTGCCAGCTGTGGAGGCGATCGCACAGTCAAACTTACCGAAGTCAAGACAGGTAAATGCTTGATGACCTTAGAGGGACATGAACAGATCGTGCGATCAGTTGCCTTTAGTCCTGATGGTCAAATAATTGCTAGTTGCAGTTTGGATCACACAATTAAACTATGGAGCGTGCAAACGGGTGCATGTCTGCGAACAATTGTCGATTCTAGTGCTGTCTATTCCCTTGCCTTTGCGCCACAAATTGACGCGAATAGCGCAGATGGACAGCTTGCTAGTGCTGGTGAAGATTGTCTGATCAAGATTTGGGATATTAATACGGGGCAAATCGTGAGCGCGATCGCAGGACATCAGAAACAGATTTGGGCGATCGCTTTCAGTTCTGACGGTCAGATGCTAGCAAGTGCAGGTGATGATAAAACGGTGAAGCTTTGGTCAATGAGTACGGGTGAAGTAATTAGAACTCTGTATGGTCATAAAAATCGCATTTGGTCGGTTGCCTTTAGCCCCGATGCGAAGGCTTTGGTGAGTGGCAGTGATGATCGGATTGTGAAGTTATGGGATGTGGAAACTGGTCAATGTATTAGAACAATTCAGGGCTATCACAAAGCTACAAAGCCTGTTGTCTTTAGTCACGATAGCAATCTTCTCTTCTCGTTTAGTTATGAAGAACAGAGCGTCAGGGTTTGGGATGTTCAGAATACAAAATGTTTGAGAAATTTCGATCTGGGGACATCGGGAGTCATGCAAGTTGCCTTTAGCCCTGATCTGCAAACCTTTGCCTGTGGCAACTATGACCATTCGATCAAGATTTTTGACACTAAAAATGGAACCTGTCCCCAAATCCTCCAAGGACATTCTACGTGGGTGAGGTTTGTGATTTTCTCTCCTAATGGCGAGATGTTGATTTCAGGAAGTGGCGATCGCACAATCAAGATATGGCATCTGAAAACGGGAGAATGTTTAAATACTCTGTACGGTCATGATAGCCCTGTTCAATCTCTAGCTATCCATCCCAATGGTGAAATCCTTGCTAGTGGCAGTTGG
Encoded proteins:
- a CDS encoding NB-ARC domain-containing protein codes for the protein MAKASKRGQQILKDKLRQLGLSQTASQVLERAGSIGVAKRFFQGDDIRQDTFTQICEFLGVDWQEAIARTPQVDLKEAQQVRDFYGRTAELQQLEQFVISDRCQIVTILGMGGMGKTSLASQLAHQLKEEFEFTIWRSLRNAPSFESILTDILQFLSHPQPLDLPDNLSTQLDLLMRYLDARRCLIVIDNLESILSDRYYYRSGYEGYGDLIRYIDEHSHQSCLVVTSREAPPELSRLMGDKVRSLLLSGLSQQDGLQIFEKESIEANDAEWQEIITHYAGNPLALKIVAAGIRDLLGGDVAQMLTLMREGGLTFGDIQDLLHRQFLRLSQAEQEVMYWLAIAREPISAINLRESLLSIESKKNLFATLELLKKRSLIEVTANGFTLQPVVMEYVNYQFIDKICQEINCAEQKLNLLHSHALIEATAKDYIRDAQTRFILQSVADKVGYQAIALALTKLKTEIPSKQGYAGGNLLNLLCYLHIDLTGYDFSNLSIWQADLRAVELHRVNFSNCDLSKSAFRVTFSSVMATAFSPDGNILATSDVRGWIYFWLMADGSQLFKTQAHSEFIFALAFSHDGKTLASGSLDRKIKLWNVQTGECLLAMEAHALGVASLAFSPDDRLIASCGGDRTVKLTEVKTGKCLMTLEGHEQIVRSVAFSPDGQIIASCSLDHTIKLWSVQTGACLRTIVDSSAVYSLAFAPQIDANSADGQLASAGEDCLIKIWDINTGQIVSAIAGHQKQIWAIAFSSDGQMLASAGDDKTVKLWSMSTGEVIRTLYGHKNRIWSVAFSPDAKALVSGSDDRIVKLWDVETGQCIRTIQGYHKATKPVVFSHDSNLLFSFSYEEQSVRVWDVQNTKCLRNFDLGTSGVMQVAFSPDLQTFACGNYDHSIKIFDTKNGTCPQILQGHSTWVRFVIFSPNGEMLISGSGDRTIKIWHLKTGECLNTLYGHDSPVQSLAIHPNGEILASGSWDGTIKIWDLRSHECLMTFTGHSDRVESLTFSQDGMLISGSMDCTVKFWELETVKCVRSLQIQFPIWTIALNPTASILAMSGNATEIKLWDLNTNTYLKNLVRDLGIGYMGDVIFSADGQILANGGEDGVNRLWDMQSGKSLKSLKIPKPYEGMNITKVKGLTDAQKSTLKALGASEDF
- a CDS encoding DUF2157 domain-containing protein, which translates into the protein MQIEREDLDWAVDKNLIDAKVAERLWQALLTRKQHVPKFNFTNVAYYFGALIVIFGMFFFLTLAWESLGGQGIFALSCIYILIFTLAGRSLWFDRGLKIPGGLLTTIAVCMVPLAIYGFQRMMGIWPNGDPGNYGNYHMLIKASWFYMELGTIFAGLLALWWIRFPFLTLPIAYSLWYMSMDLTPLIFGQNEYAWNERCLVSFWFGIATIIIAFLIDRRIRRNQGDFAFWLYLSGLTAFWGGLTLMNAGGEWERFLYFLINLFLILLSILLRRRVFVIFGAMGVLGYLGHLSYTVFRDSLLFPIVISFVGVLIIFAGVQYQKKSTAWELWLRRVLPESLLQFLPKDT